In Crassostrea angulata isolate pt1a10 chromosome 6, ASM2561291v2, whole genome shotgun sequence, a genomic segment contains:
- the LOC128188701 gene encoding Bardet-Biedl syndrome 10 protein homolog, translated as MDNNQGTELKLLDFSKSLQIARALESLVLRGFGPQGLQTLMCTSTGQVLVTNNGATIFNALHIGHPAGRLMVKAIDKMIQYTGDGSKTFIVMLSEILQQIDCNYTEKDRGKLIRGVTHFTHNVFPVLQKQVLDHSRTSSLINDKKAFCDSFDGVLRSVISPHYSARVVENLVTTVTSSFNFDLPSDHFYEQVSIITRNLSQFVIKTVGPSVTDSTTLDSLIIQRDFALHLNLCPMEKVRFVILMCSIEEQVKQEDNESIYLSTNDSLRNFMLYQRERVDKFAQMCVEQKINVVISSVGIPKYCLQVLASRNISVIHYLEEEDVEFLSQMCRKHVILEFPRVQFTEKEIFVASSCQRVIIGGKPCVQLTPCGEGLAPYTKTLILAAPTDSLCGQLYTVIHKAIKSVYLSLILSEGPSCSSATIPGGTSFELMCSHFLTTGRWCKSKTLVDEGVQMVSILAEAFVGVARILHRNVTETTQNQTHDFLIKLSRVWERDADMDSLHCLGFDRRGTLRDMDKEGVMEPIALKFHLVSCLMDLLCTLLKTDGIIGT; from the exons ATGGATAACAATCAAG GTACAGAATTAAAGTTGTTGGATTTTTCAAAATCTCTTCAAATTGCACGAGCACTGGAGTCCTTGGTGTTACGTGGGTTTGGACCTCAGGGTCTGCAGACATTGATGTGTACGTCCACTGGTCAGGTCTTGGTAACAAACAATGGGGCCACCATCTTCAATGCACTACATATTGGACATCCAGCTGGAAGATTGATGGTAAAAGCTATTGACAAAATGATTCAGTACACTGGAGATGGGAGTAAAACTTTCATTGTAATGCTGTCAGAAATTTTACAACAGATTGACTGTAATTACACAGAAAAGGATCGAGGGAAGCTGATAAGGGGAGTAACTCATTTTACTCATAATGTTTTCCCTGTACTGCAAAAGCAAGTGTTAGACCACTCAAGAACATCCAGTTTAATTAATGATAAGAAGGCTTTTTGTGATAGCTTTGATGGTGTGTTGAGAAGTGTAATATCACCACATTATTCAGCAAGAGTTGTGGAAAACTTAGTAACCACTGTGACATCATCATTCAACTTTGACCTGCCCTCTGACCATTTTTATGAACAAGTTTCCATAATAACCCGAAACTTAAGTCAGTTTGTAATTAAAACTGTTGGTCCGTCAGTTACAGATTCTACAACATTAGATTCATTAATCATTCAAAGAGATTTTGCTCTTCACTTAAATTTGTGTCCAATGGAAAAAGTAAGATTTGTGATTCTGATGTGTTCAATTGAAGAGCAAGTTAAACAAGAGGATAATGAATCCATTTACCTTTCAACAAATGATAGTTTAAGAAATTTTATGCTGTACCAAAGAGAAAGAGTGGATAAATTTGCACAGATGTGTGtggaacaaaaaataaatgttgtgaTAAGTTCTGTTGGTATACCCAAATATTGTTTGCAAGTACTTGCTTCACGCAACATATCAGTGATACATTATCTTGAAGAGGAAGATGTAGAATTCCTCAGTCAAATGTGCAGAAAACATGTCATTTTAGAATTCCCAAGAGTACAATTTACCGAGAAGGAAATATTTGTAGCCTCATCTTGCCAGCGAGTGATTATCGGTGGTAAACCATGTGTTCAGCTGACACCTTGTGGAGAAGGACTTGCACCTTATACCAAAACCCTCATCCTAGCAGCACCTACTGACAGCTTGTGTGGACAACTGTATACAGTAATTCACAAGGCCATCAAATCTGTGTATCTATCTCTTATCCTCAGTGAGGGCCCATCCTGCTCATCAGCAACCATTCCAGGGGGAACCAGTTTTGAATTGATGTGTAGTCATTTTTTAACTACCGGTAGATGGTGTAAAAGTAAAACACTTGTTGATGAGGGTGTTCAGATGGTTAGCATACTTGCAGAGGCTTTTGTAGGGGTGGCCAGAATTCTACACAGAAATGTAACCGAAACTACACAGAACCAAACTCATGATTTTCTTATCAAACTCTCCAGAGTTTGGGAGAGAGATGCTGATATGGACAGCCTGCATTGTCTGGGGTTTGACAGGAGAGGGACTCTCAGAGACATGGATAAAGAGGGAGTAATGGAACCCATCGCTCTTAAGTTTCATCTAGTCTCCTGTCTGATGGACTTGTTATGCACATTACTGAAAACTGATGGCATAATTggaacataa
- the LOC128188700 gene encoding tonsoku-like protein, whose product MYSKDEKEIEKLRKDKLKADKKGNLKEVATLANYLGELLAKIGKFEEAKQEHEQELSLCEALDDSIGAAVACRKIGENYCDLQDYEKALHFQQRHLNLAKKCDNLIEEQRAWATIGRTYFIKSENSNNSETTTAALHKALDAFHKSLHVCEDLKVKGNVKEVDYFEMKARLYLNIGLVHDGLEDTKLCADNLKRAITLAERHHLDSDLYRCRMCLASMYQRSGNLSQAIRFLDAAQKIAVKLRDKQLECDTLTTKAMISCQIGDFSSSKHALKKAYKLCSTAETENLRKLFHSVTKLEEATISLEMTPTTPCDARLRLFESLGDCSAEAGSFKQAIEYYLQMLKCAEDLKKPLKDFIPIYVSLAQTYADDKQYKNAILYYNKEIEARGDDATQVCKTLLNIAEIEYSDGQDYDKISDTYLKAYKLAKKAQHHLLEFHVLKALTDVQRSFNKKGHLKQTSEQMKLVKEKYDIDSSDELSDDERDSQKLYPEDDDAQLSISELSESDVTDDEVSADVATSATGRARRVKASTKRNEKGETPLHRACIEGNLKKVQKLIEQGHPVNPRDHCGWIPLHEAANHDFLEIVQYLLEHGAAVNDRGGQHCGGVTPLIDAASCGNMEVMELLISKGANVLAKDDGNNTALDCLRAWRQRCDTMTDELMCSYTELENTLQRKLPSHISVREENQGLSAQSSSAMPLLTRPKKANERNLRRTLSSGSESEEMTEPEATLLTDDSQETYPNPRLQKEKAPKRATDFYRSAIKGVGLSATKMVSPSQPRNSQAPKEVQPFLAEEETPDDDWLIDDMRPANKKRRLDVNDVFSTSQTSQRAPKRKKNTSDQEPFRSLSDTEESDINAVTVLPSLDYQDEDIGSLPNNFCVISESENSNDSVETRPRSNRLSRKPRQMKLTNFGVRKSNSLVTDENVNGDLSAAGTSRLPLNANSNLSPLRPVSTEPNPCANLPSSQVTPGLLTQSVAFPVGSLRVRVKDLKILVPVFEKDLNSTVTWLAQETASRYQRLTGLQCVLSIQLGDGSVLSPDDSVTLLLSSKEEIKAIIEHMDLLPMSQQYEQSCQELSCKSYRNIKTILLQSNTNGGKLDFQNLALRPMQLKPIFKALQFQQSITELCLKGNRLGDQGLEDLLSVLRSLTGLTSLDLSCNGVTKAGLKALADCVSSIREEAGTGAPKKLQHLSLSNNWLGDTCCSLLNTVISSLPSLDTFELSSCGFTSNLFQQNRLSLVETVKKSSIHTLDVSCNSFHALGVELVLCCLNPSHVTSLNLTGTVTANGVIHLFLHHIEMFLSQDNSVLADLTLSSCQIGLDDKDKLVRLVTVGKKLHRLDISCNPKLTTEVIGALLSESAKQSSPLEQLVTEGCTVLSPLNSDFLDSLNDKLQSARPLTYLSMSSPDLEKVDVECLSDIWTQAWQAGVGAVKQDSGMIRLCVRTSGPD is encoded by the exons ATGTACTCTaaagatgaaaaagaaatagaaa agcTTAGAAAAGACAAGTTGAAAGcagataaaaaaggaaatttgaaGGAAGTTGCTACATTAGCAAATTATTTAGGAGAGTTACTTGCTAAAATTG GAAAATTTGAAGAAGCAAAACAAGAACATGAACAGGAACTAAGCCTGTGTGAAGCCTTGGATGACAGCATCGGAGCTGCTGTGGCTTGTCGGAAAATAGGAGAGAACTACTGTGACTTGCAGGACTATGAAAAAGCCCTACATTTCCAGCAGCGCCATCTTAACCTGGCCAAAAAATGTGACAATCTTATTGAGGAACAAAGAGCCTGGGCAACCATcg GAAGAACTTACTTCATTAAAAGTGAGAACAGCAACAACAGCGAGACTACTACCGCGGCCCTACACAAAGCCCTGGACGCCTTCCACAAAAGTCTCCATGTCTGTGAGGATTTAAAAGTTAAAGGGAATGTCAAGGAAGTGGACTATTTTGAGATGAAGGCTAGGCTTTATCTAAATATAG GTCTAGTGCATGACGGTCTTGAAGATACTAAACTGTGTGCAGACAATCTGAAGCGAGCTATCACTTTAGCAGA GCGCCACCACCTTGACAGTGATTTATACAGATGTCGGATGTGTCTGGCCAGCATGTATCAGCGCAGTGGAAATCTTAGCCAGGCTATACGCTTCCTAGACGCTGCCCAGAAAATCGCTGTCAAACTGAGGGACAAGCAGTTAGAATGTGACACATTGACCACTAAAGCAATG ATTTCCTGTCAAATTGGTGATTTTAGCAGCAGCAAGCATGCTTTGAAAAAAGCCTATAAACTTTGCTCCACAGCAGAGACAGAGAACCTGAGAAAATTGTTTCATTCAG TGACAAAGCTAGAAGAGGCAACAATATCATTGGAAATGACCCCCACAACCCCCTGTGATGCCAGACTCCGACTTTTTGAAAGTCTAGGTGACTGCTCAGCCGAGGCAGGTAGCTTCAAGCAGGCCATCGAGTATTACCTGCAAATG CTCAAGTGTgctgaagatttaaaaaaacctttaaagGACTTCATTCCAATTTATGTATCTTTGGCACAAACATATGCTGATGACAAGCAATACAAAAATGCCATTTTGTATtacaataaagaaattgaagcAAGAGGAGATGATGCTACACAG GTCTGTAAAACTCTTCTGAACATAGCTGAGATTGAGTATTCTGACGGACAGGATTATGACAAGATCAGTGATACCTACCTCAAGGCCTATAAACTTGCAAAAAAGGCCCAGCATCATCTGTTAGAG tttcatgtGCTGAAAGCATTAACAGATGTTCAGAGAAGCTTCAATAAGAAAGGGCACCTGAAGCAGACCTCTGAGCAGATGAAGCTAGTCAAGGAAAAGTATGACATTGACAGCTCTGATGAGTTGAGTGATGACGAGAGGGACAGTCAGAAGCTGTACCCAGAGGACGACGACGCCCAGCTCAGCATCTCAGAGTTGTCAGAGTCAG ATGTGACAGATGATGAGGTGTCAGCGGATGTAGCCACCAGTGCTACAGGCCGAGCCAGGCGGGTCAAGGCTTCTACCAAG AGAAATGAAAAAGGTGAAACTCCCTTACACAGAGCCTGTATCGAGGGAAACCTCAAGAAAGTGCAAAAACTCATAGAACAG GGACACCCTGTCAACCCTAGGGATCACTGTGGCTGGATTCCTCTACATGAGGCAGCCAACCATGACTTCCTTGAGATTGTGCAGTATCTACTGGAGCATGGAGCAGCAGTAAATGACCGTGGGGGGCAGCATTGTGGTGGGGTAACGCCCCTCATTGATGCTGCCAGCTGTGGCAATATGGAAGTCATGGAGTTGTTGATTTCAAAAGGAGCAAATGTGCTAGCTAAAGATGATGGG AACAATACAGCACTGGACTGTCTGAGAGCTTGGAGGCAGCGTTGTGACACAATGACTGATGAACTCATGTGTAGCTACACCGAACTGGAGAACACGTTGCAGAGGAAACTTCCTA GTCATATATCAGTGAGAGAAGAGAACCAGGGACTGTCTGCCCAGTCCTCCAGTGCGATGCCATTGTTGACTCGTCCAAAAAAAGCAAATGAACGAAATCTGAG gaGAACTTTGTCATCAGGGTCTGAGAGTGAAGAAATGACAGAGCCAGAAGCTACTCTATTAACAGATGACTCACAGGAGACATATCCCAATCCTAGACTTCAAAAAGAGAAGGCCCCAAAACGGGCCACAGACTTCTATAGAAGCGCCATCAAAGGAGTAGGGCTGAGTGCAACTAAGATGGTGTCTCCCTCGCAACCAAGAAATTCGCAAGCACCAAAAGAGGTCCAACCATTTTTAGCAGAAGAGGAAACTCCAGATGATGATTGGTTAATTGACGATATGAGACCGGCCAATAAAAAACGGAGGTTGGATGTGAACGATGTGTTTTCTACAAGTCAAACTAGTCAGAGAGCTCCAAAGAGGAAAAAGAATACAAGTGATCAAGAGCCATTCCGGAGTTTAAGTGATACTGAAGAGAGTGATATAAATGCTGTGACAGTTCTACCTTCTCTGGACTATCAAGATGAGGATATTGGATCTCTACCAAATAATTTTTGTGTGATTAGTGAAAGCGAAAACAGTAACGACAGTGTAGAGACTAGGCCAAGGTCAAATCGACTGTCAAGAAAACCCAGACAGATGAAGTTGACAAATTTTGGAGTCAGGAAATCAAATAGTTTAGTAACCGATGAGAATGTTAATGGAGATCTCAGTGCTGCAGGGACTTCAAGACTTCCCCTGAATGCCAATTCAAATCTTAGTCCACTGAGACCTGTATCTACAGAACCGAATCCTTGTGCTAATCTTCCATCCAGTCAGGTGACACCTGGTTTACTGACTCAGTCTGTGGCATTCCCTGTTGGATCTCTGCGAGTCAGAGTCAAAGATTTGAAAATTCTTGTCCCTGTCTTTGAAAA AGATTTGAACAGCACAGTGACATGGCTGGCTCAGGAGACAGCTTCCAGGTACCAGCGACTGACTGGATTACAGTGTGTCCTCAGTATCCAGCTGGGAGACGGATCAGTACTGAGTCCAGATGATTCAGTCACCCTGCTCCTCTCATCAAAGGAGGAG ATTAAGGCCATAATAGAACACATGGACTTGCTACCAATGTCTCAGCAGTATGAACAATCCTGTCAGGAGTTATCCTGTA agAGCTACAGAAATATCAAGACTATATTGCTTCAGTCAAATACAAATGGAGGCAAGCTTGATTTCCAGAACTTAGCACTTCGACCAATGCAGTTGAAACCAATTTTCAAGGCTTTACAGTTCCAGCAGAGCATCACAGAATTATGTCTCAAAG GTAACCGTCTAGGTGACCAGGGTCTGGAGGACCTTCTGTCTGTGTTGAGGTCCCTCACCGGTCTGACCAGCCTCGATCTGTCCTGTAACGGGGTCACTAAAGCAGGACTGAAGGCCCTGGCTGACTGTGTCTCCTCCATCAGAGAAGAAGCAGGGACAGGTGCACCAAAG AAATTGCAGCACCTGTCACTCAGTAACAACTGGCTAGGGGACACCTGCTGTTCCCTGCTCAACACAGTTATCTCCTCCCTGCCAAGCCTGGATACCTTTGAACTCTCCTCCTGTGGCTTCACTTCAAATCTGTTCCAGCAAAACCGACTTAGTCTTGTGGAAACTGTCAAAA aatctAGTATCCATACACTGGATGTTTCCTGCAATAGTTTCCATGCACTGGGAGTAGAACTTGTGCTGTGCTGTTTGAATCCCAGTCATGTGACCAGTCTAAATCTGACGGGGACAGTGACGGCCAATGGAGTAATCCATCTGTTTCTTCACCACATTGAAATGTTTCTCAGTCAG GACAACAGTGTGCTGGCTGATCTAACTCTCAGTTCTTGTCAGATTGGCCTTGACGACAAGGATAAGCTCGTCAG GTTGGTAACAGTTGGTAAGAAACTTCATCGACTAGACATCTCCTGTAATCCAAAACTGACTACCGAGGTCATCGGAGCTTTGTTATCCGAGTCCGCGAAACAGAGCTCCCCACTGGAACAGCTTGTCACAGAAGGATGCACGGTCTTATCTCCGCTCAACTCGGATTTCCTGGACTCGCTCAATGACAAACTGCAGAGTGCGCGACCTTTGACCTACCTGAGCATGAGCAGTCCTGACCTGGAGAAGGTGGATGTGGAGTGCCTGTCTGATATATGGACACAGGCCTGGCAGGCAGGGGTGGGGGCTGTTAAACAGGACTCAGGCATGATAAGGCTCTGTGTCAGAACAAGTGGACCGGACTAA